A stretch of the Azorhizobium caulinodans ORS 571 genome encodes the following:
- a CDS encoding glycosyl transferase family protein codes for MQYFLTYGGAEYYVVLEWVAAATAIVIAISSLDDLFIDAYFWIREGYRRLTVKRLFQPLTPEQLVEKDQQPFAIMIPAWRESEVIAVMLETMVASLNYRDYVIFVGTYPNDPETITEVERMRRRYKQLQRVELPHNGPTSKADCLNWVIQAIFHYEELHQTEFAGVVLHDSEDVLHPLELYLFNYLLPRKDLVQLPVVSLERNWYELVAATYMDEFAEWHGKDLPVRESISGMVPSAGVGTGFSRHALLALCAENGGRPFNVDSLTEDYDIGLRLSRLGMKSIFVRFPVQYEVRRRSMFGNERVTTLEMPLCVREFFPDNFRAAYRQKARWTLGIALQSWRQIGWPGSLATKYLLFRDRKSLVTSLVGILAYVLVIHFMLFYLAALAGIWTVRFPPVFADNPWLSWVLGFNLAALFLRAIQRAYFVSRIYGYEQGLLSLPRMVVCTAVNFMAAARAWRVFLQNAIFGAPVTWDKTAHFFPTADQLLARRRRLGDLLLTWQVLDHGRLEEALAEQKKRDIPLGRVLMAQGWLDDETLAEAIAVQADLPRCHLSAEDVKLHADDMPRALSVRFRTISIGPAPDGTPRIAVGGPLPAEALLEVGNALGGVPRQFVARESEIASGLRLLSEAPDQFTTAEHGNVPLLGDVLMDHGLVKRADFEHAIADYRPERDGRIGDFLVARGVVTREAVEAAFEEQRRQAREQVEA; via the coding sequence ATGCAGTATTTCCTGACCTACGGGGGCGCCGAATATTACGTCGTCCTGGAATGGGTCGCTGCCGCGACGGCGATCGTCATCGCCATCTCCAGCCTCGATGACCTGTTCATCGACGCCTATTTCTGGATCCGCGAAGGCTATCGCCGGCTCACGGTCAAGCGGCTGTTCCAGCCGCTGACGCCGGAACAGCTGGTGGAGAAGGACCAGCAGCCCTTCGCCATCATGATTCCGGCCTGGCGGGAGTCGGAGGTGATCGCGGTCATGCTCGAGACCATGGTCGCGAGCCTCAACTACCGCGACTATGTGATCTTCGTCGGCACCTATCCCAACGACCCGGAGACGATCACAGAGGTCGAGCGCATGCGCCGGCGCTACAAGCAACTCCAGCGCGTGGAGCTGCCGCACAACGGCCCGACCAGCAAGGCAGACTGCCTCAACTGGGTGATCCAGGCCATCTTCCATTACGAGGAACTCCATCAGACGGAGTTCGCCGGTGTGGTGCTGCACGACAGCGAGGACGTCCTGCATCCGCTGGAGCTTTATCTTTTCAACTACCTCCTGCCCCGCAAGGACCTCGTCCAGCTGCCCGTAGTCTCGCTCGAACGCAACTGGTACGAGCTGGTCGCAGCCACCTACATGGACGAGTTCGCGGAATGGCACGGCAAGGACCTGCCGGTCCGCGAAAGCATCTCCGGCATGGTGCCGTCGGCGGGCGTCGGCACGGGATTCTCGCGCCACGCTCTCCTCGCACTCTGTGCCGAGAATGGCGGCCGTCCCTTCAACGTGGACAGCCTGACCGAGGACTATGACATCGGCCTGCGACTGTCCCGTCTCGGCATGAAGTCGATCTTCGTGCGCTTCCCGGTGCAGTACGAGGTTCGCCGCCGGTCCATGTTCGGCAACGAGCGCGTGACCACGCTGGAGATGCCGCTGTGCGTGCGTGAGTTCTTCCCGGATAATTTTCGCGCCGCCTACCGGCAGAAGGCTCGCTGGACGCTGGGGATCGCCCTGCAGAGCTGGCGTCAGATCGGATGGCCAGGCTCGCTCGCGACCAAATACCTGCTGTTCCGTGACCGGAAATCGCTGGTGACCTCGCTCGTGGGCATCCTTGCCTACGTGCTCGTCATCCACTTCATGCTGTTCTATCTGGCGGCGCTCGCCGGCATCTGGACCGTCCGCTTCCCGCCGGTGTTTGCCGACAATCCCTGGCTGAGCTGGGTTCTGGGCTTCAATCTGGCAGCGCTTTTCCTGCGCGCCATCCAGCGCGCCTATTTCGTCTCGCGCATCTATGGTTACGAGCAGGGCCTGCTTTCCCTGCCGCGCATGGTGGTCTGCACCGCGGTGAATTTCATGGCCGCCGCCCGCGCGTGGCGCGTCTTCCTTCAGAATGCGATCTTCGGCGCACCGGTGACGTGGGACAAGACCGCCCACTTCTTTCCGACCGCCGACCAGTTGCTGGCCCGCCGCCGCCGTCTCGGCGACTTGCTGCTGACCTGGCAGGTGCTCGACCACGGGCGCCTCGAGGAAGCCCTCGCGGAGCAGAAGAAGCGGGACATCCCGCTGGGCCGCGTGCTCATGGCGCAAGGCTGGCTGGATGACGAAACGCTGGCGGAGGCGATCGCCGTGCAGGCCGACCTGCCCCGCTGCCACCTCAGCGCGGAGGATGTGAAGCTGCACGCGGACGACATGCCGCGGGCCCTGAGCGTCCGCTTCCGGACCATCTCGATCGGCCCCGCGCCGGATGGCACGCCCCGCATCGCCGTGGGCGGTCCTCTGCCCGCCGAAGCGCTGCTGGAGGTCGGCAATGCGCTGGGCGGCGTACCGCGGCAGTTCGTGGCCCGCGAGAGCGAGATCGCATCCGGCCTTCGGCTGCTGTCGGAGGCACCCGACCAGTTCACGACGGCCGAACACGGAAACGTGCCGTTGCTGGGCGACGTGCTCATGGACCATGGGCTGGTCAAGCGCGCCGATTTCGAGCATGCCATCGCGGATTACCGCCCCGAGCGTGACGGCCGCATCGGTGACTTCCTCGTCGCGCGCGGCGTCGTGACACGCGAAGCGGTCGAGGCGGCATTCGAGGAGCAACGGCGTCAGGCGCGCGAGCAGGTGGAGGCGTGA
- a CDS encoding alginate O-acetyltransferase AlgF — translation MGQRHLEAGFAVLLAAAVMFPGLAGAQTAPLTRLYAPKPPQGSAYVRVVNPTAAAAAVSLAGGAPVTLGPATERALAYRVAPGGKPVTLTVDGKPVAGEIVPVADGFLTIALSGGPGGWSAKPLPDATEGRDDLKVMLRFYNLAEGCTAALAVADGPTVFDGVPQSESRQRAINPVDASLVGRCGPLASAPVRLPKLKAGDHYSLFLGGNATAPILQGQVDETEPYRGTAN, via the coding sequence ATGGGCCAGCGACATCTTGAGGCGGGGTTCGCCGTGCTTCTGGCCGCGGCGGTGATGTTTCCCGGTCTCGCCGGCGCCCAGACGGCGCCGCTGACACGACTCTACGCGCCGAAACCGCCCCAGGGGTCAGCCTACGTGCGCGTGGTGAACCCCACCGCTGCCGCGGCGGCCGTTTCCCTCGCGGGCGGCGCGCCGGTCACCCTCGGTCCCGCCACCGAACGCGCGCTTGCCTATCGAGTGGCACCCGGCGGCAAGCCCGTGACGCTCACCGTGGACGGCAAGCCGGTCGCCGGCGAGATCGTGCCCGTGGCGGACGGCTTCCTCACCATCGCCTTGTCGGGCGGTCCGGGGGGATGGAGCGCAAAGCCGCTGCCGGATGCCACGGAAGGCCGAGACGACCTCAAGGTCATGCTGCGCTTCTACAATCTGGCCGAGGGATGCACGGCCGCCCTCGCCGTCGCCGACGGCCCGACCGTGTTCGATGGGGTGCCGCAGAGCGAGAGCCGTCAGCGCGCAATCAACCCGGTGGACGCCAGCCTCGTGGGGAGGTGCGGTCCTCTCGCCTCCGCGCCCGTGCGCCTTCCGAAGCTGAAGGCGGGGGATCATTACAGCCTGTTCCTCGGCGGCAACGCCACCGCGCCGATCCTGCAGGGACAGGTGGACGAAACCGAGCCCTATCGCGGCACGGCCAACTGA
- a CDS encoding MBOAT family O-acyltransferase — MVFASDSFIFLFLPVFLATYALAPAAWRNLVILAFSWTFYAWWRLDFLPLIVSIAVWSWLTGLWIAARPPERRRLPLIVAILWPLLALVWFKYANLFAETALSLGAPLTGWQAIVLPIGLSFFVFGAISYSVDVARGTVKAEPSFINYATYQSMFGHLVAGPVVRYEWVAERLKARAFDRDEFALGVERFMLGFAQKVLLADTLAPLVDAGFSLSNPSAADVGLSVLAYALQLYFDFAGYSSMAIGLGLMVGLKFHENFDNPYLSFSITEFWRRWHISLSTWLRDYLYIPLGGSRTGLARSCVNVMITMGLGGLWHGASWTFLVWGLWHGIGLVWVRLWRAVGLPVPPVLVGHVATLLFVLFGWLLFRAQTWAEFGVMLHGLSGANGWGLSDALGAALRPTHLLTIALGIALVYVPLAGRASPQLAAKGRWLTSWSALPLWLAAVWVLQGRTVVPFLYFQF, encoded by the coding sequence ATGGTCTTTGCCAGTGACAGTTTCATCTTCCTCTTCCTGCCGGTCTTCCTCGCGACCTATGCGCTGGCGCCCGCCGCCTGGCGCAATCTCGTCATCCTCGCCTTTTCCTGGACCTTCTACGCCTGGTGGCGGCTCGACTTCCTGCCGCTCATCGTCTCCATCGCGGTCTGGTCCTGGCTTACCGGCCTGTGGATCGCCGCGCGTCCGCCGGAGCGGCGGCGCCTGCCGCTGATCGTCGCCATCCTGTGGCCGCTGCTGGCGCTGGTCTGGTTCAAGTACGCCAACCTGTTCGCGGAGACGGCGCTCTCCCTCGGCGCCCCGCTCACCGGCTGGCAGGCCATCGTGCTGCCCATCGGTCTGTCCTTCTTCGTCTTCGGCGCCATCTCCTATTCGGTGGACGTAGCCCGCGGGACGGTGAAGGCCGAACCCTCCTTCATCAATTACGCCACCTACCAGTCCATGTTCGGCCACCTCGTTGCCGGTCCGGTGGTGCGCTATGAATGGGTGGCCGAGCGGCTGAAGGCGCGCGCCTTCGACCGGGACGAGTTCGCACTGGGCGTCGAGCGCTTCATGCTCGGGTTCGCCCAGAAAGTGCTGCTGGCGGACACGCTGGCGCCGCTGGTGGATGCAGGCTTCTCGCTGTCGAACCCATCCGCTGCGGACGTCGGCCTCTCGGTCCTGGCCTATGCGCTCCAGCTGTATTTCGATTTCGCCGGCTACAGTTCCATGGCCATCGGCCTTGGGCTCATGGTGGGCCTGAAATTCCACGAGAATTTCGACAATCCATACCTGTCCTTCTCCATCACCGAATTCTGGCGGCGCTGGCACATCAGCCTGTCCACGTGGCTGCGCGACTATCTCTACATCCCCCTCGGCGGCAGCCGCACCGGGCTGGCGCGCTCCTGCGTGAACGTCATGATCACCATGGGCCTCGGCGGCCTCTGGCATGGCGCGAGCTGGACCTTTCTCGTGTGGGGGCTGTGGCACGGTATCGGCCTCGTGTGGGTGCGCCTGTGGCGTGCCGTGGGCCTTCCCGTCCCGCCGGTACTCGTCGGCCACGTCGCCACCTTGCTGTTCGTGCTGTTCGGCTGGCTGCTGTTCCGCGCCCAGACCTGGGCCGAGTTCGGCGTGATGCTTCACGGTCTGTCCGGAGCCAACGGCTGGGGGCTCTCCGACGCGCTCGGTGCCGCGCTGCGACCGACGCATCTGCTCACCATCGCGCTGGGGATCGCGCTCGTTTACGTACCGCTCGCCGGTCGGGCTTCGCCGCAATTGGCTGCTAAGGGACGTTGGCTGACGTCCTGGTCCGCCCTGCCGCTGTGGCTGGCCGCCGTCTGGGTGCTCCAGGGCCGCACGGTCGTTCCCTTCCTGTATTTCCAGTTCTGA
- a CDS encoding alginate O-acetyltransferase AlgX-related protein translates to MRDHRIVAAFLFLACCVGGLVSVAAHLSGPAGRAVLDRFSWQGILTGSFAAAFDRDVAAGAPESAALNGFVDGATYALLKDAGAQVRAGCPGWLFLAEETLEVKGGASHLEARARMAGMIAADLARRGITLVVLPVPDKVAMTPETSCALAVSSQARDRLAAWHAHAAKLKLNEIDVTADWPAPGFLRTDTHWDVSGAAFAAARVAAVVRRLDGEGKTQVTLTEGPDHLRPGDLMRLANLTRTASWFGPAPDTVRDISADIARSGGLLDDAPAPDTVLAGSSYSLNSGFLESLQHALQREVVQRSEAGGGFSGALLALLDKGPEALKPVKLVIWEWPARSLTLPLTAAERRYMEIHAHD, encoded by the coding sequence ATGAGGGACCATCGCATCGTCGCCGCTTTCCTCTTCCTCGCCTGCTGCGTCGGCGGGCTGGTCTCGGTGGCCGCCCACCTTTCAGGGCCGGCGGGGCGCGCCGTGCTGGATCGCTTCAGCTGGCAGGGCATCCTCACCGGCAGTTTTGCTGCCGCCTTCGACCGCGACGTTGCCGCCGGAGCACCGGAGAGCGCCGCGCTGAACGGCTTTGTGGATGGAGCCACATACGCCCTCCTGAAGGATGCGGGCGCGCAGGTGCGCGCCGGCTGCCCGGGCTGGCTGTTTCTCGCCGAGGAGACGCTGGAGGTGAAAGGCGGAGCGTCCCACCTTGAAGCGCGGGCCCGGATGGCGGGGATGATCGCGGCGGATCTTGCCCGGCGCGGGATCACGCTGGTGGTCCTGCCGGTGCCGGACAAGGTGGCCATGACGCCGGAGACATCCTGCGCCCTCGCGGTCTCTTCGCAGGCCCGTGACCGGCTCGCGGCATGGCACGCGCATGCGGCAAAGCTTAAGCTCAACGAGATCGACGTAACGGCCGACTGGCCCGCACCCGGATTTCTGCGCACCGACACCCACTGGGACGTTTCCGGCGCGGCGTTTGCAGCCGCGCGCGTGGCTGCTGTCGTGCGTCGCCTCGACGGTGAGGGAAAGACCCAGGTGACGCTCACCGAAGGGCCGGACCATCTGCGGCCCGGAGACCTGATGCGCCTCGCCAACCTGACGCGGACCGCCTCCTGGTTCGGCCCCGCGCCGGACACCGTGCGGGACATCAGCGCGGATATTGCCCGTTCCGGCGGCCTGCTGGACGATGCCCCCGCACCTGACACCGTGCTTGCGGGCTCGTCCTATTCCCTCAATTCCGGTTTCCTTGAATCGCTTCAACACGCGCTGCAAAGGGAAGTGGTCCAGCGCAGCGAGGCTGGGGGCGGCTTTTCCGGCGCGCTGCTGGCCCTGCTCGACAAGGGGCCGGAGGCCCTGAAGCCGGTGAAGCTGGTGATATGGGAATGGCCCGCCCGCTCCCTCACGCTTCCGCTCACTGCGGCGGAGCGCCGCTACATGGAGATCCATGCCCATGACTGA
- a CDS encoding alginate O-acetyltransferase AlgX-related protein, with protein sequence MTDTLNRRTVLSLAAALAGASLLAPAAKAQENVIIMGKNGWLFPGWESLTDADKPGIEGVIGLIKDARDRLNARNIKLITMVVPLKASFYQDRLPDGTRLTPDVGARYDFVLSQLKAAGVDTVDLRPVLKSVETGRQTAFYRADYHWTAWSAEAAADEVAKVIKAGVRLSGSAGTGDKLGEWVTQRNMGDLAQRFLSPEQQKQVGPDLYTVRTPPEAKKTLLDAAPAPVHVVGNSFVQPYLGFPQRLSNDLDRPVSLTWNPGNVGPWFTFLQYVTSPDFAKQPPQVVVWQFNEGAFHSGPAASAQWDSTSLMQPQVWRDRMAAAIGK encoded by the coding sequence ATGACTGACACGTTGAACCGCCGCACTGTCCTCAGCCTCGCCGCCGCACTCGCCGGCGCGAGCCTGCTGGCACCGGCCGCCAAGGCGCAGGAAAACGTGATCATCATGGGCAAGAACGGCTGGCTGTTTCCCGGCTGGGAGAGCCTGACGGATGCGGACAAGCCGGGCATCGAGGGAGTGATCGGGCTCATCAAGGATGCACGCGACCGGCTCAATGCCCGAAACATCAAGCTCATCACCATGGTGGTGCCGCTGAAGGCCAGCTTCTATCAAGACCGTCTGCCCGACGGCACGCGCCTGACGCCTGACGTCGGCGCGCGCTACGACTTCGTCCTCTCCCAGCTCAAGGCCGCAGGTGTCGATACCGTTGATCTGCGTCCGGTGCTCAAGAGCGTGGAGACGGGCCGGCAGACGGCCTTCTACCGCGCCGATTACCATTGGACCGCCTGGTCTGCCGAGGCGGCGGCGGACGAGGTCGCCAAGGTCATCAAGGCCGGCGTCAGACTGTCCGGCAGCGCCGGCACGGGAGACAAGCTCGGCGAGTGGGTCACCCAGCGCAACATGGGAGATCTCGCCCAGCGCTTCCTTTCGCCTGAGCAGCAGAAGCAGGTCGGTCCCGACCTCTACACGGTACGGACGCCTCCGGAGGCCAAGAAGACCCTGCTGGACGCCGCGCCCGCCCCCGTCCATGTGGTGGGCAACAGTTTCGTGCAGCCCTACCTCGGCTTCCCGCAGCGCCTCTCGAACGATCTCGACAGGCCCGTGTCGCTCACCTGGAATCCCGGCAACGTGGGGCCCTGGTTCACCTTCCTGCAATATGTGACTTCGCCGGATTTCGCCAAGCAGCCGCCGCAGGTCGTCGTCTGGCAGTTCAACGAGGGGGCGTTCCATAGCGGCCCGGCCGCCAGCGCACAGTGGGATTCCACATCCCTGATGCAGCCCCAGGTCTGGCGTGACCGCATGGCGGCCGCCATCGGCAAGTGA
- a CDS encoding bacteriophage N4 adsorption protein A: MTGPAWEAADKAYAAYRAKDYTTAADQAREALKFRPDVARLWLLLMDALEAQDKVADAMAAARAASAAGIKDESLTARTRSMSRVLAQAPSLAANKALEARDPKRAQAEIRKAIELVPDDLSYRVLLVYALLADDQLDAAEQAATAAIKVDPQAFLPQILRGYIRERLGRISEAEQDFDRALKDEVLTGTAARDARIVIADAAIAAGRPRRALSVLEPLGNTQDGAITARRDVANAQIANPSVVPRDANRTMPVPYQSCRDTPYGPVCQLVPATTPPGLSGVTSPAYKAAEDAYEAYGKGDDKLAEAKIREALQAFPNNTAWRRLLIDVLERSKQYEALDAAIAQAVAAGDTDSSLLGRRASAQTELGEPLADQAIKELSRRNAKAAADLAQKAVSRAPNTMNYRLLLISALMASGQSKAALAAANDAVKQDETDALARMLRGFLLQQNGNRTEAAADFERALQSNVLTDTEILNYRLIAGNAALAAGQPDQALALLKPIEGEKNADVADQRKLAEQMQANPRRARPALITPSTLCQSTNYGIICSVYYGGTGGGLGGPGMPGYEDATAGFRAMGVKDYAAAAAAARRALASDPGNANYRMLLLSALAGQGKLAEAEATATAILARDPRDGAVLLQRGYLRSRMQNYPGAIADFAAALASGRLKGTEVRNARLAYVDALLGAKQPERALEQLAAFGSDASYDVAARRAFALQALGRHEEALAAFDAAYLRARSPADRLTMLRGGIAELVDLGRSAEAKARFEAAYASGELKGLSTLDMAYLASQAGDRQLAWRYFHEAEEQGGLRRGPGLMDAAYAAKASFQNEDAKRLFMRAIDSANSGEFKTSSQTVYGLRREVSELDRTWGAYVSASYGAVGVAPSSPLAPPPNGGHTIQGGAEIYWRPPGIGYQNGAIFEVFARGFQTWYAENGSSTGWDTTQGSVGVRWKPFATQNLVLESAYLFPIGALAREDWLLRAAYSLGEGTDLRVDVSEWNYWQAYVEGDYYVSQPERIGLFEARWGRAYRADAISRNLMVTPFLAIGGGYDTAYATPFTLGAGPGLNIRYWFREDVYHAPMSYFDLTFQYRFKLAGDDRGEGLFAGAVVSY; the protein is encoded by the coding sequence TTGACGGGCCCCGCATGGGAAGCTGCGGACAAGGCCTATGCCGCATACCGGGCGAAGGACTACACGACTGCCGCGGATCAGGCCCGCGAGGCGCTGAAATTCCGGCCCGACGTGGCCCGGCTCTGGCTGCTGCTGATGGATGCGCTGGAGGCTCAGGACAAGGTGGCCGATGCCATGGCCGCCGCCAGGGCGGCATCGGCCGCCGGCATCAAGGATGAAAGCCTCACCGCGCGCACGCGAAGCATGAGCCGCGTGCTCGCGCAGGCGCCCTCGCTCGCCGCCAACAAGGCGCTCGAAGCACGCGACCCCAAACGGGCGCAGGCGGAGATCCGCAAGGCCATTGAGCTGGTGCCGGACGACCTCTCCTATCGCGTGCTGCTGGTCTATGCGCTCCTCGCCGACGATCAGCTCGATGCCGCCGAACAGGCGGCGACCGCCGCCATCAAGGTGGATCCGCAGGCCTTCCTGCCGCAGATCCTGCGGGGCTATATCCGCGAGCGCCTGGGGCGCATCTCGGAGGCCGAGCAGGATTTCGATCGTGCATTGAAGGACGAGGTGTTGACGGGTACGGCCGCCCGCGACGCCCGCATCGTGATCGCCGATGCAGCCATCGCCGCAGGACGGCCACGGCGTGCGCTTTCCGTGCTCGAGCCGCTCGGCAACACGCAGGATGGCGCCATCACGGCGCGCCGCGATGTCGCCAACGCCCAGATCGCCAATCCCAGCGTCGTGCCACGTGATGCCAACCGGACGATGCCGGTGCCCTACCAGAGCTGCCGCGACACGCCTTACGGACCCGTCTGTCAGCTGGTGCCGGCAACCACGCCGCCCGGGCTGAGCGGCGTGACGAGCCCCGCCTACAAGGCCGCCGAGGACGCCTACGAGGCCTATGGCAAAGGCGACGACAAGCTTGCTGAAGCCAAGATCCGGGAGGCGCTACAGGCGTTTCCCAACAACACCGCCTGGCGGCGCCTGCTGATCGACGTGCTGGAACGCTCGAAGCAGTATGAGGCGCTGGATGCGGCCATTGCGCAGGCCGTGGCTGCCGGCGATACGGATTCCTCGCTGCTCGGCCGTCGTGCCTCGGCGCAGACGGAGCTCGGCGAGCCGCTTGCCGACCAGGCGATCAAGGAACTGTCGCGTCGCAACGCGAAGGCGGCTGCGGATCTCGCGCAGAAGGCGGTCTCGCGCGCGCCCAACACGATGAACTACCGCCTGCTGCTGATCTCCGCCCTCATGGCTTCGGGCCAGAGCAAAGCGGCGCTCGCGGCGGCCAATGATGCGGTGAAGCAGGACGAGACCGACGCGCTGGCCCGCATGCTGCGCGGTTTCCTGCTGCAACAGAATGGCAACCGGACGGAAGCCGCCGCAGACTTCGAGCGGGCGCTCCAGTCCAACGTTCTGACCGACACCGAAATCCTGAACTATCGCCTCATCGCCGGCAACGCCGCGCTGGCGGCGGGCCAGCCCGATCAGGCGCTGGCGCTGCTCAAGCCGATCGAAGGCGAGAAGAACGCCGACGTTGCCGACCAGCGCAAGCTGGCCGAGCAGATGCAGGCCAATCCGCGCCGTGCCAGACCCGCACTGATCACGCCTTCGACCCTGTGCCAGTCCACCAATTACGGGATCATCTGCTCGGTCTATTACGGCGGCACGGGAGGCGGCCTCGGCGGCCCCGGAATGCCGGGTTACGAGGACGCAACCGCCGGCTTCCGGGCCATGGGCGTCAAGGACTATGCTGCAGCCGCCGCGGCCGCGCGGCGGGCGCTGGCGTCCGATCCCGGCAACGCCAACTACCGCATGCTGCTGCTGAGCGCGCTCGCAGGCCAGGGCAAGCTGGCCGAGGCGGAGGCGACCGCCACCGCGATTCTCGCCCGTGATCCGCGCGACGGAGCCGTGCTGCTCCAGCGGGGCTATCTCCGGTCGCGGATGCAGAACTATCCGGGCGCGATAGCGGACTTCGCCGCCGCCCTCGCCTCCGGCCGCCTCAAAGGCACGGAGGTCCGCAATGCCCGCCTCGCCTATGTGGATGCGCTCCTCGGTGCCAAGCAGCCGGAGCGGGCGCTTGAGCAGCTCGCGGCCTTCGGAAGCGATGCCAGCTACGACGTCGCCGCACGCCGCGCCTTCGCCCTGCAGGCGCTGGGGCGCCACGAGGAAGCACTCGCCGCCTTCGATGCGGCCTATCTCCGCGCCCGTTCGCCCGCCGACCGGCTGACCATGCTCCGCGGCGGGATCGCAGAACTGGTCGATCTTGGGCGAAGTGCCGAAGCCAAGGCGCGCTTCGAGGCCGCCTACGCCAGCGGCGAGCTGAAGGGCCTGTCCACCCTCGACATGGCCTATCTGGCCAGCCAGGCCGGGGACCGTCAACTCGCGTGGCGGTATTTCCACGAGGCCGAGGAACAGGGCGGATTGCGCCGCGGTCCCGGCCTGATGGACGCGGCCTACGCGGCAAAGGCCAGCTTCCAGAATGAAGACGCCAAGCGTCTGTTCATGCGAGCCATCGACTCGGCGAACAGCGGCGAGTTCAAGACCTCCTCCCAGACCGTCTACGGCCTGCGCCGGGAAGTGTCCGAACTCGACCGAACCTGGGGCGCCTATGTCTCCGCCAGCTACGGTGCGGTTGGTGTTGCCCCCTCCTCCCCCCTGGCTCCCCCGCCGAACGGAGGACACACGATCCAGGGCGGCGCGGAAATCTACTGGCGCCCACCGGGCATCGGCTATCAGAACGGCGCCATCTTCGAGGTCTTCGCCCGTGGCTTCCAGACCTGGTACGCGGAAAACGGCTCCAGCACCGGCTGGGACACGACGCAAGGCAGCGTGGGCGTGCGCTGGAAGCCCTTCGCAACGCAGAACCTCGTCCTGGAATCCGCCTATCTCTTTCCCATCGGGGCGCTCGCCCGCGAGGATTGGCTGCTTCGCGCGGCCTATTCGCTGGGCGAGGGCACCGACCTGCGGGTGGACGTCTCCGAATGGAACTACTGGCAGGCCTATGTGGAGGGCGACTATTACGTTTCCCAGCCCGAGCGCATCGGCCTCTTCGAGGCACGCTGGGGCCGCGCCTATCGCGCCGACGCCATCAGCCGCAACCTCATGGTCACGCCCTTCCTCGCGATAGGCGGGGGCTATGACACGGCCTATGCCACGCCATTCACCCTCGGCGCCGGCCCGGGCCTCAACATCAGGTACTGGTTCCGCGAGGACGTGTATCACGCCCCCATGTCCTACTTCGATCTGACGTTCCAATACCGTTTCAAACTCGCCGGCGACGACCGCGGCGAAGGCCTGTTCGCCGGAGCGGTGGTGTCTTACTGA
- a CDS encoding helix-turn-helix domain-containing protein, whose product MDIRLDPIKHAERVTGRRQSALIDLWSSGGFAAALSEVNGPHVYAYGDLPCPTVAITLYDVRRHVLMENGSVRRDGSVQAGRFRIGVPGRDVLVDAVPAVNSGKLLILYLGDTLLDEIGAARCGRRVELMDRAWDVDDPLLMLASQRIVEACAEAASGRSLLAEQLAYTLALHVSDRYAVPLAARRAPEVPELDSRFGQRVIDRVRSDPGADITLAMLAQEAGLTPSGFIRAFRRATGLTPHRFILEERVRIAQELLADTALPIAEVALAAGFSSQSHLGATFRTLAGESPGRWRQLRQRSLF is encoded by the coding sequence ATGGACATCCGGCTCGATCCCATCAAGCATGCCGAGCGCGTCACCGGCCGCCGCCAGTCCGCCTTGATCGACCTCTGGTCCAGCGGCGGCTTTGCAGCGGCCCTGAGCGAGGTGAACGGCCCCCACGTCTATGCCTATGGCGACCTGCCCTGCCCGACCGTCGCCATCACGCTCTACGACGTGCGCCGGCATGTGCTGATGGAGAACGGCAGCGTGCGCCGCGATGGCAGCGTGCAGGCGGGCCGCTTCCGCATCGGCGTACCGGGACGCGATGTCCTTGTTGATGCCGTGCCCGCGGTCAACAGCGGCAAGCTGCTGATCCTCTATCTGGGCGATACCCTGCTGGACGAGATCGGTGCCGCACGCTGTGGCCGCCGGGTCGAGCTGATGGACCGTGCCTGGGACGTGGACGATCCCCTGCTGATGCTGGCGTCGCAGCGCATCGTTGAGGCGTGCGCCGAGGCCGCCTCCGGTCGATCCCTGCTGGCGGAGCAGCTGGCTTATACGCTCGCCCTCCATGTTTCGGACCGGTATGCCGTGCCGCTCGCGGCCAGACGCGCGCCCGAGGTGCCGGAGCTTGATTCCCGCTTCGGCCAGCGGGTGATTGACCGCGTGCGCAGCGATCCCGGTGCCGACATCACGCTCGCCATGCTGGCGCAGGAGGCGGGCCTGACGCCGTCGGGCTTCATCCGCGCCTTCCGCCGCGCTACCGGCCTCACGCCGCACCGCTTCATCCTGGAGGAACGGGTCCGCATCGCACAGGAGCTGCTCGCGGATACCGCGCTTCCCATTGCAGAGGTCGCGCTGGCCGCCGGCTTCTCGTCTCAGTCCCATCTCGGGGCCACCTTCCGCACGCTTGCGGGAGAGAGCCCGGGCCGCTGGCGGCAGCTGCGGCAGCGGTCACTTTTCTGA